From the genome of Candidatus Omnitrophota bacterium:
CAATATTGGTTAAATGCGAAGCAATGCGTTTAAAGTAACGAGCAGCTAGAGTAAGCGAAACAGCCTCGTTTACTGAAAGGTTACTTTGCGATAGCTTTTTTATTGTTTCATCGCAGCGTCGTTTTATTTCCTTCTGGTATTCCCAGGTTTTAGCAGCCTCTGTTTCGTCCGATTCGATAAAAGCTTTTTTGGTCTGGGCAAAAAGGGTGACTATGTCTCCTTCAATATTGTTAAAAAGCTCGGTGTATTTTGTTTTATCTACTGGTTTATTCAATAGACTAGTTACTTCAAGAAGGTTTTTGGCATAATCGCCAAGCCGCTCAGCATCTTTCACTACACTCATTAAAAGCAGGCAAGTAGGAACATCGACTGATGGCTGAATTGAGAGGTGCTCAATTACCCTTTTTCTGATATCTTTTTGCAGCTGGTTTATTTTGCCGTCAATTTCATAGATCTTTTCTTTTAGGCCTGGCTCTTCTTGATTATCAATGAGTTTTCTGCATACAGCGACGAACATGATTTGAGAGTCGTCGAGCATATTTTTAAACTCATCAAGAACTTGGCTTAAGAAATTTTTTCCTTTCCAGAATTGTAATAGATTTTTAAACATCATAACCTCCTTAATGAGCTCTTGATGCTTCAGCTATCAAGAGCGAATTATGTCCGAGCCGCTTCGGAAAAATATTCTGCTCGAAGAGAATAAGATTTTTCCGATATTTAGGCGACCGGACTATTATTGTCATTTCAACACCCGGGAAATAAAAATTAATAGACCCGGTAGAGCAAAAAACATGATTAAGACATAGAAGATAACATATCTTCTTTTTATTGAAGCCAGCTGGCCTAATTTTTTAGCTAAAAATATCGGTATAGCCCGTATTCGTTTTATCGGGTAAATTATGAAAACTCCAATAATGTTAAAAAGAAAATGGGTAAAGGCAACGGTAATTGCTGCGATGTTTCCGGTAGCAAAGGAAGCAAGCATAGCGGTTACCGTAGTGCCGATGTTGGCTCCCATGGTTATCGGAAATGCCATTTCAACAGTTAGTATCCCGGCTGCCATCAGCGGAACTAGCAAAGAAGTGGTGATTGATGAACTTTGGACGACGGCGGTAAGAATAGTTCCAACGATTATAGCCAAGACAGCATGTTTACCTAAAACATTATTAAGTACAATCTCAGCTCTTTGCATTACCAGCGAGCGCATGATTTTTACAATGAAGTAGAGGGCTGAAAAAAGAATTATAATTGAAATAATTAGAAGCAATATGTAGTGGGCATGGCTGGGAATGTTTAATTTTTCAATTAGGCCGTCAATTAGATGTATTAAAGGTTGAGTGATGATTTTAATTGGGCTAGTAAATTTAATGCCGCCGACATTACTAAAAATTTTAGCCATCAGAGCAGCAGTTTTGCTTAAAAAGCCAAAAGCTACCTCAAGCGGAAAAAGTATGCATACACAGACAAGATTAAAAAAGTCATGCACTCCAGTTCCAGTTACGGCTTTTTTGAATTCTTCTTTGCGGTTGATATGGCCGATTGCAACTAGCATTCCGGTTACGGTAGTGCCGATATTGGCTCCCATAACTATTGGGACCGCGTTGGATATAGTCATAACTCCCGAGGCAACCATGCCGACAACAATTGAGGTGGTGGTTGATGAACTTTGGACTATGCTGGTAGCCAGAATTCCGATAAACAACCCGATAAAAGGATTGGCAGTGGTTGCGATTAAGCTTTCGGCAAAACCCTTACCAAAGCCTTTAAAAGCTGCGCCCATTAGTCCGATACTGACTAAAAATAAATAAACAAAGCTAAGGACGAGAATTAATTTTAGCGGAGTGTTTAGCCTTTTTGGAGGCATAAAGTGTATTTGATATTTTTTCAAGAAGTGAAATTATAAAACTATTCGTGAAAAAGTATTATACAAAGAAAAGGAATCATTGCAAGCCTTTTCTTTTTAGGTTATAATTTTAATTATGAGCGAGAGACAACAACTGCTTTCTTTATTAAAAAAGGAGGCTTTTCTTAAAAAAAGAGTTAAGCTAGCCTCCGGCAAGATAAGCAATTTTTATATTGATGTAAGAAAGGTATCCCTAAGCCCTAAGGGAGTCTATTTAATTTCTCGGCTTGCTTTTAACTTGATAAAAAAAGATTCAATTCAGGCGATCGGTGGTCCAACCTTGGGAGCTGATCCGATTGTTAGCGGTGTATGCCTGCTTGCTTATAAGCGTAACAAGAAATTAAAAGGATTCTTAATTCGCAAAACTCCCAAAAAACATGGCCGTCAGAAGTTAGTTGAAGGTCAAGACTTAAAAAGCGGCATGAAGGTGGTTATTGTTGATGATGTCGCTACCAGCGGCGGTTCATTGATTAAGTCAATTGAAATTTTAAAACAGGAGAGAATAAAAGTAGTAAAAGCTCTGGTTGTGGTCGATCGTGAAGAAGGCGCAACCGAAAACCTCGC
Proteins encoded in this window:
- a CDS encoding Na/Pi symporter, yielding MGAAFKGFGKGFAESLIATTANPFIGLFIGILATSIVQSSSTTTSIVVGMVASGVMTISNAVPIVMGANIGTTVTGMLVAIGHINRKEEFKKAVTGTGVHDFFNLVCVCILFPLEVAFGFLSKTAALMAKIFSNVGGIKFTSPIKIITQPLIHLIDGLIEKLNIPSHAHYILLLIISIIILFSALYFIVKIMRSLVMQRAEIVLNNVLGKHAVLAIIVGTILTAVVQSSSITTSLLVPLMAAGILTVEMAFPITMGANIGTTVTAMLASFATGNIAAITVAFTHFLFNIIGVFIIYPIKRIRAIPIFLAKKLGQLASIKRRYVIFYVLIMFFALPGLLIFISRVLK
- the pyrE gene encoding orotate phosphoribosyltransferase, coding for MSERQQLLSLLKKEAFLKKRVKLASGKISNFYIDVRKVSLSPKGVYLISRLAFNLIKKDSIQAIGGPTLGADPIVSGVCLLAYKRNKKLKGFLIRKTPKKHGRQKLVEGQDLKSGMKVVIVDDVATSGGSLIKSIEILKQERIKVVKALVVVDREEGATENLAALNCPLVSLFRKSDFL